One window from the genome of Lathamus discolor isolate bLatDis1 chromosome 8, bLatDis1.hap1, whole genome shotgun sequence encodes:
- the MAN2A2 gene encoding alpha-mannosidase 2x isoform X2 gives MKLKKQVTVCGAAIFCVAVFSLYLMLDRVQHDPARQQSGGNFPRSQISVLQNRIEQLEQLLEENHEIISHIKDSVLELTAHAEGQPALPHHTPNGSWVLPPESRPSFLSVSPQDCQFALGSKGQSPDLQMLAVYSLLPFDNQDGGVWKQGFDITYEPNEWDAEPLQVFVVPHSHNDPGWIKTFDKYYYDQTQHILNSMVLKMQEDPRRRFIWSEISFFSKWWDNISAQKRAVVRRLVGNGQLEMVTGGWVMPDEANSHYFAMIDQLIEGHQWLEKNIGVTPRSGWAVDPFGHSSTMPYLLKRSNLTGMLIQRVHYAIKKHFAATRNLEFMWRQTWDTDSSTDIFCHMMPFYSYDVPHTCGPDPKICCQFDFKRLPGGRINCPWKVPPRAITDANVAERAQLLLDQYRKKSKLYRSKVLLVPLGDDFRYDKPQEWDAQFLNYQRIFDFLNSQPNLHVQAQFGTLSDYFDALYKKVGIVPGMKPPGFPVLSGDFFSYADREDHYWTGYYTSRPFYKSLDRVLEAHLRGAEILFSLALAHARRAGADGTYPLSDYALLSNARRNLGLFQHHDAITGTAKEAVAVDYGVRLLHSLTNLKHIIINAAHYLVLGDKDTYHHDPAAPFLSTDDARSSQDSLPERTVVKVDVSPRFLVVFNPLEQERLSVVRVLVNSPHVRVLSEEGQPLPAQLSAHWGSDTDTVPDIYQVSVLARLPALGLRVLQLHKSFEGRAALQSSVRLYLPGLNLPMRRQEPVPVHVLPAGTEDVCLENQHLRACFSGRSGLLQSIRRAGDEREQRVSSEFLVYGTRASKDKSGAYLFLPDGEAKPYAPNDLPVVRVTEGPLFSEVTSYYQHVQTTVRLYNVPGVEGLSLDVSCVVDIRDQINMELALRFSTDIDSEDTFFTDLNGFQIQPRRYQRKLPLQANFYPMPTMAYIQDGQSRLTLHTAQALGVSSLGSGQLEVILDRRLIQDDNRGLGQGLKDNKRTCNRFRILLERRTTASQSSSFFSTLASMFKALGFPGARTGSPEAQDGRPISFPSLLSHITSMHLNAEALVMPVAQEKPAPPALRSFAPLSTTLPCDFHILNLRMLQAEDESLPSAEAALILHRKGFDCSLEAKNLGFNCTTSQGKLALGSLFQGLELGSLQPTSLTLMYPLGTASNSTNIHLDPMEIATFRIRLG, from the exons ATGAAGCTGAAGAAGCAGGTGACAGTGTGCGGAGCTGCCATCTTCTGCGTGGCTGTCTTCTCCCTCTACCTGATGCTGGACCGGGTGCAGCACGACCCCGCGCGCCAGCAGAGCGGAGGCAACTTCCCCAGG AGCCAGATCTCGGTGCTGCAGAACCGCAttgagcagctggagcagctgctggaggagaacCACGAGATCATCAGCCACATCAAGGACTCGGTGCTAGAGCTGACGGCCCATGCCGAGGGGCAGCCGGCGCTACCCCACCACACGCCCAACGGCTCCTGGGTGCTGCCTCCCGAGAGTCGCCCGAGCTTCCTCTCCGTCTCCCCACAGGACTGCCAGTTTGCCCTGGGGAGCAAGGGCCAGAGCCCAGACCTGCAG ATGCTGGCTGTGTACTCCCTGCTGCCCTTTGACAACCAGGATGGCGGTGTGTGGAAGCAGGGCTTTGACATCACCTACGAGCCCAATGAGTGGGATGCTGAGCCCCTGCAGGTGTTTGTGGTGCCGCACTCCCACAATGACCCTG GCTGGATCAAGACCTTCGACAAGTACTACTATGACCAGACGCAGCACATCCTCAACAGCAtggtgctgaagatgcaggaGGACCCACGCCGGCGCTTCATCTGGTCCGagatctctttcttttccaagtgGTGGGACAACATCAGTGCCCAGAAGCGGGCTGTGGTGCGGAG GCTGGTTGGCAACGGGCAGCTGGAGATGGTGACAGGTGGCTGGGTGATGCCTGATGAGGCCAATTCCCACTACTTTGCCATGATCGACCAGCTGATCGAGGGGCACCAGTGGCTGGAGAAGAACATTG GCGTGACGCCGCGGTCGGGCTGGGCCGTCGACCCCTTTGGGCACAGCTCCACCATGCCCTACCTGCTGAAGCGCTCCAACCTGACGGGCATGCTCATCCAGCGTGTGCACTACGCCATCAAGAAACACTTTGCAGCCACCCGGAACTTGGAGTTCATGTGGAGACAGACGTGGG ATACAGACTCCAGCACTGACATCTTCTGCCACATGATGCCCTTCTACAGCTACGACGTACCCCACACCTGTGGGCCAGACCCCAAGATCTGCTGCCAGTTCGACTTcaagcgcttgccgggcggccGGATCAACTGCCCGTGGAAGGTGCCCCCCCGAGCCATCACTGATGCCAACGTGGCAGAGCG agcccagctgctgctggaccagTACCGCAAGAAGTCCAAGCTGTACcgcagcaaggtgctgctggtgcccCTGGGAGATGATTTCCGCTACGACAAGCCACAGGAGTGGGATGCCCAGTTCCTCAACTACCAGCGCATCTTTGACTTCCTCAACTCCCAGCCCAACCTGCACGTCCAG GCGCAGTTTGGAACGCTCTCTGACTACTTTGATGCCCTGTACAAGAAGGTGGGCATCGTGCCGGGGATGAAGCCGCCTGGCTTCCCAGTGCTGAGTGGGGATTTCTTCTCTTACGCGGACCGGGAGGATCACTACTGGACAGGCTATTACACCTCCCGGCCTTTCTACAAGAGCCTGGACCGGGTGCTGGAGGCCCATCTCCG GGGCGCAGAGATCCTGTTCAGCCTGGCGCTCGCCCATGCCCGCCGCGCTGGTGCTGATGGCACGTACCCACTCTCCGACTACGCGCTGCTGAGCAATGCCCGCCGCAACCTGGGCCTCTTCCAGCACCACGATGCCATCACCGGTACCGCCAAGGAGGCTGTGGCTGTTGACTACGGAGTCCG GCTGCTCCACTCCCTCACGAACCTCAAGCACATCATCATCAACGCTGCGCATTACCTTGTGCTGGGGGACAAGGACACCTACCACCACGACCCTGCTGCTCCTTTCCTCAGCACG GATGACGCGCGCTCCAGCCAGGACTCCCTCCCCGAGAGAACAGTGGTCAAAGTGGACGTCTCACCCCG gttcctggtggtgttcaacCCGCTGGAGCAGGAGCGCCTGAGTGTGGTGCGGGTGCTGGTGAACTCCCCGCACGTGCGGGTGCTCTCCGAGGAggggcagcccctgcctgcccAGCTCAGCGCACACTGGGGCTCCGACACTGACACAGTGCCTGACATCTACCAG GTCTCTGTCCTGGCCCGCCTGCCCGCGCTGGGGCTGcgggtgctgcagctgcacaagtCCTTCGAGGGCCGCGCCGCGCTCCAGTCCTCCGTGCGCCTGTACTTGCCCGGCCTCAACCTGCCCATGCGCAGGCAGGAGCCCGTGCCCGTGCACGTCCTCCCGGCCGGCACTGAGGACGTCTGCCTGGAGAACCAGCACCTGCGGGCCTGCTTCTCAGGACGCTCGGGCCTGCTGCAG AGCATCCGCCGAGCTGGGGACGAGCGGGAGCAGAGGGTGAGCAGCGAGTTCCTCGTCTATGGCACCAGGGCCTCCAAGGACAAAAGCGGAGCCTACCTCTTCCTGCCTGACGGCGAGGCCAAG CCCTACGCCCCCAACGACCTCCCAGTGGTGCGGGTGACGGAGGGACCCCTCTTCTCTGAGGTCACCAGCTACTACCAGCATGTCCAGACCACGGTGCGGCTTTACAACGTGCCAG GGGTGGAGGGGCTGTCCCTGGACGTATCTTGTGTGGTGGACATCCGTGACCAGATCAACATGGAGCTGGCCCTGCGCTTCAGCACTGACATCGACAGTGAAGACACCTTCTTCACGGACCTCAATGGCTTCCAG ATCCAGCCCCGCAGGTACCAGCGGAAGCTCCCGCTCCAGGCCAACTTCTACCCCATGCCCACCATGGCCTACATCCAGGACGGGCAGAGCCGCCTGACGCTGCACACAGCCCAGGCGCTGGGCGTCTCCAGCCTCGGCAGCG GCCAGCTCGAGGTCATCCTGGACCGGCGCCTCATACAGGACGACAACCGGGGCCTGGGCCAAGGGCTGAAGGACAACAAGCGGACGTGCAACCGGTTCCGCATCCTCCTGGAGCGCCGCACCACTGCCAGCCAG AGCTCCAGCTTCTTTTCCACGCTGGCCTCCATGTTTAAAGCCTTGGGCTTCCCCGGTGCCAGGACTGGCAGCCCAGAG GCACAGGACGGGCGCCCGATCAGCTTCCCCTCGCTGCTGAGCCACATCACGTCCATGCACCTGAATGCCGAGGCCCTGGTCATGCCCGTGGCCCAGGAGAAGCCGGCCCCACCGGCCCTGCGCTCCTTCGCGCCCCTTTCCACCACCCTCCCCTGCGACTTCCACATCCTTAACCTGCGAATGCTGCAGGCGGAG GATGAATCGCTGCCCTCGGCAGAGGCAGCCCTGATCCTGCACCGCAAAGGCTTTGACTGCAGCCTGGAGGCCAAGAACCTGGGGTTTAACTGTACCACCAGCCAGGGCAAG ctggcgctgggcagcctgttccaggggctggagctgggctccctgcagcccaccTCGCTGACGCTGATGTACCCCCTGGGCACGGCCTCCAACAGCACCAACATCCACCTGGACCCCATGGAAATCGCCACTTTCCGCATCCGCCTGGGGTAG
- the MAN2A2 gene encoding alpha-mannosidase 2x isoform X5 produces the protein MKLKKQVTVCGAAIFCVAVFSLYLMLDRVQHDPARQQSGGNFPRSQISVLQNRIEQLEQLLEENHEIISHIKDSDCQFALGSKGQSPDLQMLAVYSLLPFDNQDGGVWKQGFDITYEPNEWDAEPLQVFVVPHSHNDPGWIKTFDKYYYDQTQHILNSMVLKMQEDPRRRFIWSEISFFSKWWDNISAQKRAVVRRLVGNGQLEMVTGGWVMPDEANSHYFAMIDQLIEGHQWLEKNIGVTPRSGWAVDPFGHSSTMPYLLKRSNLTGMLIQRVHYAIKKHFAATRNLEFMWRQTWDTDSSTDIFCHMMPFYSYDVPHTCGPDPKICCQFDFKRLPGGRINCPWKVPPRAITDANVAERAQLLLDQYRKKSKLYRSKVLLVPLGDDFRYDKPQEWDAQFLNYQRIFDFLNSQPNLHVQAQFGTLSDYFDALYKKVGIVPGMKPPGFPVLSGDFFSYADREDHYWTGYYTSRPFYKSLDRVLEAHLRGAEILFSLALAHARRAGADGTYPLSDYALLSNARRNLGLFQHHDAITGTAKEAVAVDYGVRLLHSLTNLKHIIINAAHYLVLGDKDTYHHDPAAPFLSTDDARSSQDSLPERTVVKVDVSPRFLVVFNPLEQERLSVVRVLVNSPHVRVLSEEGQPLPAQLSAHWGSDTDTVPDIYQVSVLARLPALGLRVLQLHKSFEGRAALQSSVRLYLPGLNLPMRRQEPVPVHVLPAGTEDVCLENQHLRACFSGRSGLLQSIRRAGDEREQRVSSEFLVYGTRASKDKSGAYLFLPDGEAKPYAPNDLPVVRVTEGPLFSEVTSYYQHVQTTVRLYNVPGVEGLSLDVSCVVDIRDQINMELALRFSTDIDSEDTFFTDLNGFQIQPRRYQRKLPLQANFYPMPTMAYIQDGQSRLTLHTAQALGVSSLGSGQLEVILDRRLIQDDNRGLGQGLKDNKRTCNRFRILLERRTTASQSSSFFSTLASMFKALGFPGARTGSPEAQDGRPISFPSLLSHITSMHLNAEALVMPVAQEKPAPPALRSFAPLSTTLPCDFHILNLRMLQAEQDESLPSAEAALILHRKGFDCSLEAKNLGFNCTTSQGKLALGSLFQGLELGSLQPTSLTLMYPLGTASNSTNIHLDPMEIATFRIRLG, from the exons ATGAAGCTGAAGAAGCAGGTGACAGTGTGCGGAGCTGCCATCTTCTGCGTGGCTGTCTTCTCCCTCTACCTGATGCTGGACCGGGTGCAGCACGACCCCGCGCGCCAGCAGAGCGGAGGCAACTTCCCCAGG AGCCAGATCTCGGTGCTGCAGAACCGCAttgagcagctggagcagctgctggaggagaacCACGAGATCATCAGCCACATCAAGGACTCG GACTGCCAGTTTGCCCTGGGGAGCAAGGGCCAGAGCCCAGACCTGCAG ATGCTGGCTGTGTACTCCCTGCTGCCCTTTGACAACCAGGATGGCGGTGTGTGGAAGCAGGGCTTTGACATCACCTACGAGCCCAATGAGTGGGATGCTGAGCCCCTGCAGGTGTTTGTGGTGCCGCACTCCCACAATGACCCTG GCTGGATCAAGACCTTCGACAAGTACTACTATGACCAGACGCAGCACATCCTCAACAGCAtggtgctgaagatgcaggaGGACCCACGCCGGCGCTTCATCTGGTCCGagatctctttcttttccaagtgGTGGGACAACATCAGTGCCCAGAAGCGGGCTGTGGTGCGGAG GCTGGTTGGCAACGGGCAGCTGGAGATGGTGACAGGTGGCTGGGTGATGCCTGATGAGGCCAATTCCCACTACTTTGCCATGATCGACCAGCTGATCGAGGGGCACCAGTGGCTGGAGAAGAACATTG GCGTGACGCCGCGGTCGGGCTGGGCCGTCGACCCCTTTGGGCACAGCTCCACCATGCCCTACCTGCTGAAGCGCTCCAACCTGACGGGCATGCTCATCCAGCGTGTGCACTACGCCATCAAGAAACACTTTGCAGCCACCCGGAACTTGGAGTTCATGTGGAGACAGACGTGGG ATACAGACTCCAGCACTGACATCTTCTGCCACATGATGCCCTTCTACAGCTACGACGTACCCCACACCTGTGGGCCAGACCCCAAGATCTGCTGCCAGTTCGACTTcaagcgcttgccgggcggccGGATCAACTGCCCGTGGAAGGTGCCCCCCCGAGCCATCACTGATGCCAACGTGGCAGAGCG agcccagctgctgctggaccagTACCGCAAGAAGTCCAAGCTGTACcgcagcaaggtgctgctggtgcccCTGGGAGATGATTTCCGCTACGACAAGCCACAGGAGTGGGATGCCCAGTTCCTCAACTACCAGCGCATCTTTGACTTCCTCAACTCCCAGCCCAACCTGCACGTCCAG GCGCAGTTTGGAACGCTCTCTGACTACTTTGATGCCCTGTACAAGAAGGTGGGCATCGTGCCGGGGATGAAGCCGCCTGGCTTCCCAGTGCTGAGTGGGGATTTCTTCTCTTACGCGGACCGGGAGGATCACTACTGGACAGGCTATTACACCTCCCGGCCTTTCTACAAGAGCCTGGACCGGGTGCTGGAGGCCCATCTCCG GGGCGCAGAGATCCTGTTCAGCCTGGCGCTCGCCCATGCCCGCCGCGCTGGTGCTGATGGCACGTACCCACTCTCCGACTACGCGCTGCTGAGCAATGCCCGCCGCAACCTGGGCCTCTTCCAGCACCACGATGCCATCACCGGTACCGCCAAGGAGGCTGTGGCTGTTGACTACGGAGTCCG GCTGCTCCACTCCCTCACGAACCTCAAGCACATCATCATCAACGCTGCGCATTACCTTGTGCTGGGGGACAAGGACACCTACCACCACGACCCTGCTGCTCCTTTCCTCAGCACG GATGACGCGCGCTCCAGCCAGGACTCCCTCCCCGAGAGAACAGTGGTCAAAGTGGACGTCTCACCCCG gttcctggtggtgttcaacCCGCTGGAGCAGGAGCGCCTGAGTGTGGTGCGGGTGCTGGTGAACTCCCCGCACGTGCGGGTGCTCTCCGAGGAggggcagcccctgcctgcccAGCTCAGCGCACACTGGGGCTCCGACACTGACACAGTGCCTGACATCTACCAG GTCTCTGTCCTGGCCCGCCTGCCCGCGCTGGGGCTGcgggtgctgcagctgcacaagtCCTTCGAGGGCCGCGCCGCGCTCCAGTCCTCCGTGCGCCTGTACTTGCCCGGCCTCAACCTGCCCATGCGCAGGCAGGAGCCCGTGCCCGTGCACGTCCTCCCGGCCGGCACTGAGGACGTCTGCCTGGAGAACCAGCACCTGCGGGCCTGCTTCTCAGGACGCTCGGGCCTGCTGCAG AGCATCCGCCGAGCTGGGGACGAGCGGGAGCAGAGGGTGAGCAGCGAGTTCCTCGTCTATGGCACCAGGGCCTCCAAGGACAAAAGCGGAGCCTACCTCTTCCTGCCTGACGGCGAGGCCAAG CCCTACGCCCCCAACGACCTCCCAGTGGTGCGGGTGACGGAGGGACCCCTCTTCTCTGAGGTCACCAGCTACTACCAGCATGTCCAGACCACGGTGCGGCTTTACAACGTGCCAG GGGTGGAGGGGCTGTCCCTGGACGTATCTTGTGTGGTGGACATCCGTGACCAGATCAACATGGAGCTGGCCCTGCGCTTCAGCACTGACATCGACAGTGAAGACACCTTCTTCACGGACCTCAATGGCTTCCAG ATCCAGCCCCGCAGGTACCAGCGGAAGCTCCCGCTCCAGGCCAACTTCTACCCCATGCCCACCATGGCCTACATCCAGGACGGGCAGAGCCGCCTGACGCTGCACACAGCCCAGGCGCTGGGCGTCTCCAGCCTCGGCAGCG GCCAGCTCGAGGTCATCCTGGACCGGCGCCTCATACAGGACGACAACCGGGGCCTGGGCCAAGGGCTGAAGGACAACAAGCGGACGTGCAACCGGTTCCGCATCCTCCTGGAGCGCCGCACCACTGCCAGCCAG AGCTCCAGCTTCTTTTCCACGCTGGCCTCCATGTTTAAAGCCTTGGGCTTCCCCGGTGCCAGGACTGGCAGCCCAGAG GCACAGGACGGGCGCCCGATCAGCTTCCCCTCGCTGCTGAGCCACATCACGTCCATGCACCTGAATGCCGAGGCCCTGGTCATGCCCGTGGCCCAGGAGAAGCCGGCCCCACCGGCCCTGCGCTCCTTCGCGCCCCTTTCCACCACCCTCCCCTGCGACTTCCACATCCTTAACCTGCGAATGCTGCAGGCGGAG CAGGATGAATCGCTGCCCTCGGCAGAGGCAGCCCTGATCCTGCACCGCAAAGGCTTTGACTGCAGCCTGGAGGCCAAGAACCTGGGGTTTAACTGTACCACCAGCCAGGGCAAG ctggcgctgggcagcctgttccaggggctggagctgggctccctgcagcccaccTCGCTGACGCTGATGTACCCCCTGGGCACGGCCTCCAACAGCACCAACATCCACCTGGACCCCATGGAAATCGCCACTTTCCGCATCCGCCTGGGGTAG
- the MAN2A2 gene encoding alpha-mannosidase 2x isoform X1, producing the protein MKLKKQVTVCGAAIFCVAVFSLYLMLDRVQHDPARQQSGGNFPRSQISVLQNRIEQLEQLLEENHEIISHIKDSVLELTAHAEGQPALPHHTPNGSWVLPPESRPSFLSVSPQDCQFALGSKGQSPDLQMLAVYSLLPFDNQDGGVWKQGFDITYEPNEWDAEPLQVFVVPHSHNDPGWIKTFDKYYYDQTQHILNSMVLKMQEDPRRRFIWSEISFFSKWWDNISAQKRAVVRRLVGNGQLEMVTGGWVMPDEANSHYFAMIDQLIEGHQWLEKNIGVTPRSGWAVDPFGHSSTMPYLLKRSNLTGMLIQRVHYAIKKHFAATRNLEFMWRQTWDTDSSTDIFCHMMPFYSYDVPHTCGPDPKICCQFDFKRLPGGRINCPWKVPPRAITDANVAERAQLLLDQYRKKSKLYRSKVLLVPLGDDFRYDKPQEWDAQFLNYQRIFDFLNSQPNLHVQAQFGTLSDYFDALYKKVGIVPGMKPPGFPVLSGDFFSYADREDHYWTGYYTSRPFYKSLDRVLEAHLRGAEILFSLALAHARRAGADGTYPLSDYALLSNARRNLGLFQHHDAITGTAKEAVAVDYGVRLLHSLTNLKHIIINAAHYLVLGDKDTYHHDPAAPFLSTDDARSSQDSLPERTVVKVDVSPRFLVVFNPLEQERLSVVRVLVNSPHVRVLSEEGQPLPAQLSAHWGSDTDTVPDIYQVSVLARLPALGLRVLQLHKSFEGRAALQSSVRLYLPGLNLPMRRQEPVPVHVLPAGTEDVCLENQHLRACFSGRSGLLQSIRRAGDEREQRVSSEFLVYGTRASKDKSGAYLFLPDGEAKPYAPNDLPVVRVTEGPLFSEVTSYYQHVQTTVRLYNVPGVEGLSLDVSCVVDIRDQINMELALRFSTDIDSEDTFFTDLNGFQIQPRRYQRKLPLQANFYPMPTMAYIQDGQSRLTLHTAQALGVSSLGSGQLEVILDRRLIQDDNRGLGQGLKDNKRTCNRFRILLERRTTASQSSSFFSTLASMFKALGFPGARTGSPEAQDGRPISFPSLLSHITSMHLNAEALVMPVAQEKPAPPALRSFAPLSTTLPCDFHILNLRMLQAEQDESLPSAEAALILHRKGFDCSLEAKNLGFNCTTSQGKLALGSLFQGLELGSLQPTSLTLMYPLGTASNSTNIHLDPMEIATFRIRLG; encoded by the exons ATGAAGCTGAAGAAGCAGGTGACAGTGTGCGGAGCTGCCATCTTCTGCGTGGCTGTCTTCTCCCTCTACCTGATGCTGGACCGGGTGCAGCACGACCCCGCGCGCCAGCAGAGCGGAGGCAACTTCCCCAGG AGCCAGATCTCGGTGCTGCAGAACCGCAttgagcagctggagcagctgctggaggagaacCACGAGATCATCAGCCACATCAAGGACTCGGTGCTAGAGCTGACGGCCCATGCCGAGGGGCAGCCGGCGCTACCCCACCACACGCCCAACGGCTCCTGGGTGCTGCCTCCCGAGAGTCGCCCGAGCTTCCTCTCCGTCTCCCCACAGGACTGCCAGTTTGCCCTGGGGAGCAAGGGCCAGAGCCCAGACCTGCAG ATGCTGGCTGTGTACTCCCTGCTGCCCTTTGACAACCAGGATGGCGGTGTGTGGAAGCAGGGCTTTGACATCACCTACGAGCCCAATGAGTGGGATGCTGAGCCCCTGCAGGTGTTTGTGGTGCCGCACTCCCACAATGACCCTG GCTGGATCAAGACCTTCGACAAGTACTACTATGACCAGACGCAGCACATCCTCAACAGCAtggtgctgaagatgcaggaGGACCCACGCCGGCGCTTCATCTGGTCCGagatctctttcttttccaagtgGTGGGACAACATCAGTGCCCAGAAGCGGGCTGTGGTGCGGAG GCTGGTTGGCAACGGGCAGCTGGAGATGGTGACAGGTGGCTGGGTGATGCCTGATGAGGCCAATTCCCACTACTTTGCCATGATCGACCAGCTGATCGAGGGGCACCAGTGGCTGGAGAAGAACATTG GCGTGACGCCGCGGTCGGGCTGGGCCGTCGACCCCTTTGGGCACAGCTCCACCATGCCCTACCTGCTGAAGCGCTCCAACCTGACGGGCATGCTCATCCAGCGTGTGCACTACGCCATCAAGAAACACTTTGCAGCCACCCGGAACTTGGAGTTCATGTGGAGACAGACGTGGG ATACAGACTCCAGCACTGACATCTTCTGCCACATGATGCCCTTCTACAGCTACGACGTACCCCACACCTGTGGGCCAGACCCCAAGATCTGCTGCCAGTTCGACTTcaagcgcttgccgggcggccGGATCAACTGCCCGTGGAAGGTGCCCCCCCGAGCCATCACTGATGCCAACGTGGCAGAGCG agcccagctgctgctggaccagTACCGCAAGAAGTCCAAGCTGTACcgcagcaaggtgctgctggtgcccCTGGGAGATGATTTCCGCTACGACAAGCCACAGGAGTGGGATGCCCAGTTCCTCAACTACCAGCGCATCTTTGACTTCCTCAACTCCCAGCCCAACCTGCACGTCCAG GCGCAGTTTGGAACGCTCTCTGACTACTTTGATGCCCTGTACAAGAAGGTGGGCATCGTGCCGGGGATGAAGCCGCCTGGCTTCCCAGTGCTGAGTGGGGATTTCTTCTCTTACGCGGACCGGGAGGATCACTACTGGACAGGCTATTACACCTCCCGGCCTTTCTACAAGAGCCTGGACCGGGTGCTGGAGGCCCATCTCCG GGGCGCAGAGATCCTGTTCAGCCTGGCGCTCGCCCATGCCCGCCGCGCTGGTGCTGATGGCACGTACCCACTCTCCGACTACGCGCTGCTGAGCAATGCCCGCCGCAACCTGGGCCTCTTCCAGCACCACGATGCCATCACCGGTACCGCCAAGGAGGCTGTGGCTGTTGACTACGGAGTCCG GCTGCTCCACTCCCTCACGAACCTCAAGCACATCATCATCAACGCTGCGCATTACCTTGTGCTGGGGGACAAGGACACCTACCACCACGACCCTGCTGCTCCTTTCCTCAGCACG GATGACGCGCGCTCCAGCCAGGACTCCCTCCCCGAGAGAACAGTGGTCAAAGTGGACGTCTCACCCCG gttcctggtggtgttcaacCCGCTGGAGCAGGAGCGCCTGAGTGTGGTGCGGGTGCTGGTGAACTCCCCGCACGTGCGGGTGCTCTCCGAGGAggggcagcccctgcctgcccAGCTCAGCGCACACTGGGGCTCCGACACTGACACAGTGCCTGACATCTACCAG GTCTCTGTCCTGGCCCGCCTGCCCGCGCTGGGGCTGcgggtgctgcagctgcacaagtCCTTCGAGGGCCGCGCCGCGCTCCAGTCCTCCGTGCGCCTGTACTTGCCCGGCCTCAACCTGCCCATGCGCAGGCAGGAGCCCGTGCCCGTGCACGTCCTCCCGGCCGGCACTGAGGACGTCTGCCTGGAGAACCAGCACCTGCGGGCCTGCTTCTCAGGACGCTCGGGCCTGCTGCAG AGCATCCGCCGAGCTGGGGACGAGCGGGAGCAGAGGGTGAGCAGCGAGTTCCTCGTCTATGGCACCAGGGCCTCCAAGGACAAAAGCGGAGCCTACCTCTTCCTGCCTGACGGCGAGGCCAAG CCCTACGCCCCCAACGACCTCCCAGTGGTGCGGGTGACGGAGGGACCCCTCTTCTCTGAGGTCACCAGCTACTACCAGCATGTCCAGACCACGGTGCGGCTTTACAACGTGCCAG GGGTGGAGGGGCTGTCCCTGGACGTATCTTGTGTGGTGGACATCCGTGACCAGATCAACATGGAGCTGGCCCTGCGCTTCAGCACTGACATCGACAGTGAAGACACCTTCTTCACGGACCTCAATGGCTTCCAG ATCCAGCCCCGCAGGTACCAGCGGAAGCTCCCGCTCCAGGCCAACTTCTACCCCATGCCCACCATGGCCTACATCCAGGACGGGCAGAGCCGCCTGACGCTGCACACAGCCCAGGCGCTGGGCGTCTCCAGCCTCGGCAGCG GCCAGCTCGAGGTCATCCTGGACCGGCGCCTCATACAGGACGACAACCGGGGCCTGGGCCAAGGGCTGAAGGACAACAAGCGGACGTGCAACCGGTTCCGCATCCTCCTGGAGCGCCGCACCACTGCCAGCCAG AGCTCCAGCTTCTTTTCCACGCTGGCCTCCATGTTTAAAGCCTTGGGCTTCCCCGGTGCCAGGACTGGCAGCCCAGAG GCACAGGACGGGCGCCCGATCAGCTTCCCCTCGCTGCTGAGCCACATCACGTCCATGCACCTGAATGCCGAGGCCCTGGTCATGCCCGTGGCCCAGGAGAAGCCGGCCCCACCGGCCCTGCGCTCCTTCGCGCCCCTTTCCACCACCCTCCCCTGCGACTTCCACATCCTTAACCTGCGAATGCTGCAGGCGGAG CAGGATGAATCGCTGCCCTCGGCAGAGGCAGCCCTGATCCTGCACCGCAAAGGCTTTGACTGCAGCCTGGAGGCCAAGAACCTGGGGTTTAACTGTACCACCAGCCAGGGCAAG ctggcgctgggcagcctgttccaggggctggagctgggctccctgcagcccaccTCGCTGACGCTGATGTACCCCCTGGGCACGGCCTCCAACAGCACCAACATCCACCTGGACCCCATGGAAATCGCCACTTTCCGCATCCGCCTGGGGTAG